tatcaatgagttgattgaattggctagaaattttaaaatcGTTGCAGAGTCTGCCACTGTTTTACTTCCATTTGATACAAGAATGGGGAATTTCGAGTTGCCATATATTCCAAAGCAAATGGTAGATTTAATTTTGCCAGCACTCATAAAGTTACAGAATGATGACTGGAATTTTAGATTGTTTCTTGATTTCAAGACTCATTTGGATCCAGTAATTCAATCTGCTTTAGAAAACAACTCGATTTCTAGTGAGTTAGTCAAACACAAATTGCCTCAGTTATCGTTTCCAAGTGTTGAGAATGCCAGTTTCAAGTCAACgtcaattgataaattatggAATGATAATCCACGCTACTTGTTCCAAGTGTATAACAACACTACAGAGTATGAAACTGTTCCTCCAATCGAAACATATTTAGGattgtttttcaaagatatcgcttttgatattttgacCAATCTCTCcttcaacaaaaatgaaactgCAATTGAACTTAGTATTTTGGATATGTTTTTCgataataaattgtttgCTCCACCGGGTACGAGcattgatcaattgaatgCCATATATGAGGACAACAAACTGGGAACTAATGATCCGTCATTATCAACTTGGaaaattgaagatgttGCCGTTGAAAGTATTCTTACTATGATTTTCCAATTACCCAACCCATTGGAAGTAGAAATTTACTATTACACCGTTTTGATTTCGTGTTGTCGTGAATCACCAGAATCAATTGCCCCTGTGTTTGGTCGTGCCATTAGATATTTCTACAATCACTTGGAGACATTAGATTACGAACTTAAAATACGATTTTTAGACTGGATGAGTATTCAGTTGTCGAATTTTGAGTTTTCTTGGAAATGGGAAGAATGGGTTAGTGACTCtaagaaattaaaagatcTTAAATACCACCCCAAAAAgaatttcatcaaaaatttaattgcCAAAGAGATTAGATTATcaaataagaaaagaataaaggATAGTTTTATTGATATAGTAGACGGTGAAGTTGTGAATTTAGACgaattttatcaatactTGGATATCAGTATGGTTCCAGATGTGAAATCTTATATCATCTCATACGACACAGAATTATATGGTGAAAGTCTGCGTGACACATTAATCCAGTTGTATGAACAGAAACAGGAACAGCTTAATTCCAAATCGAATATTGGTGCTCAAAAcgaaatatttttcaactttacTAATTCAGAACTACCATTTCATGAAACAGCATCTAAAGTTTATGATTTCATTCTTACGCATTGGAAGTCAAACACTGATTTCAATGAGTTGTACAAATCAGTTCTTGAGTCAATAACTGCCCCTAACAATGAAAGGTTTGCCATCAACTTGATTATACAAACGTATGCCTATATTGGATCAAGATCCATTTATTCTGTGGTCAGTATTTTGAGTAGAGATATCAACAAGTTGAAATTCTTGAGTGGCGCTCCAATTGATTATGTTGGCGACGAGGCACGTTTTGAAGATTTGCATTTTACcgaagaagaaaaacaaaatagaCAGAATTGGATCATTGAAGCTGTTTTCAGAATTTGGATTCATCAACCCCAAGTGGTGTTTTTGATCTTGGAGTATTTAATCGAGTTTGGAATCATTGATCCAAAATATATATTGGTAAAGGCATTGGAATCTAACTTGATTATCGATAATGTATCATGTATGGAGTCGATTAATAGAATATTGAGCAAGGCTGAACTGAAAGAGTTGATCATACAATTATTCACTGccattattgataatttgaacaaattaGAGTTGGACAAAGAGAAACGTGTCGAAATCGAGGAAGTCACCGAATCAAACGCTACAGAAGTCGATAAACAATGGTTGTTTTATGAATACTTGGGTTTATTGAAATCGTATTACAGAAAGTATATCATTGGTGATGTAGAGTGTCACGATAaagttaaagaaattgtcGGACAATTGGAAAATGCACTGGCTAAAGACGAAATTCTTAAATGGTTTGGCTAAAGATGCATTTTTAGAGCTTGTAATATAATGTATAGTATATAAGTAAGAGTAAATAGTTAAAAGAAACTGATACATTCgaagaataaaataatatacaGAAGAAATAGAATTCTGATGTGTGTTCATGCAAGATAACTCATACTTATGCAAATCTCGATAGAGTTTTTTTGGCTTTCTTCTGTTTTCTAAAGATCTCCTGACCTGACATGCATAAGATCagtttgtttttggtttggttCGGTAGATATGGACGACgctgaaaaaaaagaaccaCCACTCTCTGGACGAACGAAGGTGGTATCAGTCAAcgaaccaaaaaaaaaaaaaaacgaagGACCCATTTCTATCTTACCTTTATTCTTTTAAGTTCTTATTGATTAACACTTAGTATGACTTTAGATACCATTGATAACACTTTAGCAATCGAGGTTAAAAACCTTACTTACGAATTCCCAAACAGCAAAAAGATCGGGTTAcaagatttcaatttagcCATCCCCTGGGGCACAACGAACTTGGTAGTGGGACCGAATGGTGCCGGaaaatcaacattattACGTATATTAGCTGGGAAAACATTGATCAAGAAAGGCCATCTCAAACTTGGTGGATTTGACCcgtttcatttttcatcTCAACGTCACGAACAAGCCAACTCcgatattaataattatataaCATACTTGGGCACAGAATGGGCAACTAATTCCATCATTAAAAGGGATATACCTGTCAACTTGTTACTTGCTTCTATTGGCGGAGAAACATATCAGGATAGACGCAATTTGTTAATTGACATATTGGATATTGATCCAAGCTGGTCAATGTTGAATATAAGTGATGGAGAGAGACGTCGAGTGCAGATTGCCATGGGGTTGGTGAAGCCTTGGAAGTTATTACTTTTGGATGAAGTCACCATTGATTTAGATGTTGTAGTCAGACTGAAGTTGTTGAACTATTTGAAACAAGAGTGTCAGGAGAGAAACTGTACTGTTGTGTATGCTACTCATATATTTGATGGGTTGGGGCATAAGTGGTGTGATAGAGTGATACATATAGATGCTGGTCTTAAGTTGAATGATGTGAAAATCAAAGACATAGAGTTTGTGAATGACGATGGTCGAGTTGAAGTTGGCGACGAAAAGATCATTGTAAGCAAAGCTGAATCCTTACATCCATTGGCATTATTCTGGTTAAATAAGGATCTAGAAAGAAGAGGAACCAGAGATGAcgaaaaattgaaaatgagTAAACGACACAACGATTACGTCAATTCCAGAGATggtaaatattttgatgCTGACGACTCAAAACTTGCACAATATTTCAAAAGCACAAGAAGCAGCAAATAGATAAAACGAAATTGATCATTAAGTATGTATATGCATAGTTAtgtaaattaaaaaaaacaaacataGATCTCTAATAATTGAACTATATCGATACTTCTTGCTCTAGTATTAGAAAatctttcatttcattaGCTTGCTGTAACCGCCTTTCTAGCAACCAATTTCTATAATTTAATTCGATTTCAGCTTCAGTGGTTCCAAATGTACTATCAAAATCTGTTGGAGTAGATTCTGGTTTATTGACTTTCAACCGCACAGATTCGCGTTGTAAAGATACAGGGCTCCCTGCTAACCTTTTCTTTGATGAAATCACTGAAActggttgttgttttatcggtgatttgtttattatgtTTGGTGATGTTTCTTGTAGTGGCATACCCCTTTTTTGGGAGTTCAAAGCAGTAATATTACGTGGGAACGAATTAGTGAAATTTTCCAGAATACTAACCATATTATCCATCCAAATGGTTAGCTATATGTAGATATATCCTTAGTCTTTTGTTGATGGTTATATCAAATTGATCTTCAAGAAAACTGAATAAAGAAGTATAATGTATTTTTTAAGCAAATAGAGACCCaaaaaccacaacaacaaaaaaaaaatttgcgAACtgtaaacaaacaaaatcagAGTAACTCAGTTGTgctcttcttttttctgTTTGCCCTTTTGTTTCTCTATCACTTTTGAAACACGtactttctttctttacaatgtatttttcttaatcaataatatcCCTGTCTTGTTGTCTGTAGTTCTTTgttccctttttttttaattgtatTATCTCTActtgatttatattatgTCTAGAGTCTTACACACAtcttttttattgattggAACACTGTTTGGCGAAACAGCCCAACACATCAAACGAGATCAAACCTAAAGATAGGTTTTAGAAAAAAActaattatatatttaatgATAGATATTCAATATCTCATGTATGCCCTATTTCCAATATCCTCTATCTTCTAGTATCGCCGACCTATAAAATAGTACACTTTTTCGATTTTTTAATTACAGGAGGTTCTAATGCAGCTACTATAGCCTCGTCAAACACTGTTTTCAATCCTCTTTGAGTCAATGCAGAACACTCAACATACTTGACAGCTCTCAATTCCTTAGCCAATTTTTCACCCTGTTCCTGGGTGATTGGGGACAATTTTTGTCTGTGCAATCTCTGTAAAATAACATCATCGTTTCGTAAATCAGTTTGGGTACCGACAATAATTATTGGCACACCGGGACAATGGTGATGAACTTCTGGGAaccatttttctttaacaTTTTCAAACGAAGCAGGAGAAATGACggaaaaacaaacaaggAATACATCAGTCGATGGATATGACAAAGGCCTTAATCTGTCGTAATCTTCTTGACCAGCAGTATCAAATAATCCCAAGGTAAATGGTTCGTCTCCTATCATCACGGTTACAGcataattatcaaaaacAGTAGGAACATAATCAGCTGGAAATTTACTAGTGGTATACGAGATTAATAAGCAAGTTTTACCAACGGCACCATCACCGACAACAACACATTTTATAGTTTGCATGATATATGgatatattaattatttatgAGCTGAATACTTTTCTCTTGTgctaaaaaaagaaaaaactgaaAGCAAAAGTGAAAACTAAagtaaaaataacaataaaaatagatTTAGGACGAGAAACCTGTATGATTATAGGAACTAAAAAGTGGGTAAATCAGTCTTattaacaaatcaaatgaaCGAGTAACGctgttatttttaaaatagtATTGAATAAAACTTTTGTTGAAGATATTGGTAGAAGGATGAAAGTTGGTTTGGTTGTTGAAAGATCTTTCGTTATCGTGtgttgtgtttttttttaatgaacaaatttttttcttttctttctttaattctcaagagtttgatttttttttgggttttaTGTATGCCTTGtcttttatttgtttgttccTCTAGTATCACTCTTGCTAAGATATCTATCACTCTCAGTAAATTACACTACTTTCGTTTCCTTTTAATTATTACACCACAGTAACGAATCACATTTGtgaacaattaattaaCCGAATATAGAATTTTGatctttattctttttcattttcctTAAACTGTATCTTTTTCCCACTCGTctgtttttgttattaatCTCAAAACTAGCTgtgattttgataaagtACAATATCCCTTCTTTTGCAAATATCGGTAGAAACCCGGCTAGTGTTGTAATAAACCCTACACAGTCGTAAATTCCTATCATCTACGCGGTATTGACctgtcaaaaaaaaatttttttttgtacaTTAATTATTAAGCATATTAGTAAACTATTTCATATTCATAAACCCATTATCACCTTGCATTAAGTCTAAATTACTGGTAAGGACGCTTGGAAGATTATCAGTAtctattaatttattagttAAAGTCCCACTGGGATCGAATTTGGTTATTTCGgcatcaatttcattatcatctaCAATGGCTGGACCCCCACCAAGGAAATCCATCATCATATGCATACCACCGGCTCCACCTGCGTACTCTTCCACATTAACAGGCAAAACTTGCGAAACACCTTCTAAAAACCATACTTTGTCTTTCATTTCGGTTGTAAACGAGCGGAGCAACTTATAATAACTTCTCATTATCCGCATGGCCTTGACATCTCCAGACATTAACAACCCCATAAATTGCTTGTCCAAAAGTGCTGGAAATGCAAATATACGTAAAATAAAGTCAGACTTGTATCTCTCCTTGTgcaatttattcaaatacGCCAAAGTTATCAAATATGGAGAGTCCAAAAGCACTGGAAACAAATCTGCAATATCTGCATCGTGACATTCTAAATCCGTATAATAAGCCGAATTCTCACGGTCAATTCCTTTCGACTTATTCATGTTCACACCTTGGTTGATAATGTCGCCTAAATCTCCCAAGTCGACAGATATAAACTTGTAGAATCTCGATGCTTCTGTTAATGGCCAAACTGCTGTCAATATGGTAGCGGCTCCCTTGACATGGAATATCCATGCAGAAGCTGGCAAAGACTTGGGAGACGTTGACGAAGGGAACGAGGCATTGGCTAACGAATCCATAATTAATATCAAGGCACTGGCAACCAAAGCATCAGTATTGTCTGCATTTATATTCAACACGGCTTCTCGTAGCAATCTCAAAGCATCCCCACGATGACATGTAACACATTGGTCTAGACCTTTCTCTGTTCGTGACAAATGTGTGGCACTAAAGGCAAGTATCGAATGCATCAAAAATGGATGCTCAAAAGCCAACTTGGGAATATCGCAGTTCCATATATTGGTATCAGATATACCAGCTCCTGTAATAGTATTGGCCACCACAGATGTGTAATGAAACATCAACTTCAAGTCAAGCATATTGAGGTTTGACCGCATCCCTTGAGTTAAAGGGTCACTTAGTGGATTTGCAGGAATGGACATATTAGGTGATATGTTAGGTAACGATTTATCACTACTGCGACCAAATGGATCAGAATTACTAGGGCAGCCAGGGTAGCTCATGCCGGGTGATCCCAGAGTTGTGGCAGGGATTGAGGACTGAAGAGTTTCTGGTTGTGGTTTACTCCTAGATGGCATATTTGCTTGTTGATGAGAACTAGTGGTTGTTGCAGCCCCCATGGAAGTTATCGGCACTGTAGGCTGCGGAGGCATCTGTGTCTGTGACTTTCTTTGATTAGATTCTTTGAATTCGGAATTTGTTGTAGGAGGAACAGTGGTGGCAGCAGCCAGACCTAAAAAACTAGCAGCTATATTACTTGCTGCTGGCGAGTCCAAAAGTGACCCCAAATTACTCAAGTCGATGGGCAACTGTGCTAATGAAGCTAAATTGGATAGACTGGCCAAGTTTCCAAGACTTGCTAAATTAGATAAGTCACCTAACCCAGAAAGATTATTAACTAAATGGGCCACATTCAAGTTATTCAAATTACCTGCACTCAAAAGTCCTGAAGACAAAGCACTAAGTGGATTAGTTGGAGGAATCACCGGCTGAGTTTTGATGTCTTGAGAATGATTAGGACTAGGGGTCAAGGATGGAGTTGCTTGTTGAGTAGTTGATTCCGAGTCGGATGCAGCTGATACAGTGgaaacttttctttttctcttctttgaTGGGGGTTCATTATTGGCAATATCCTTTTTCGTATTTAAAATATTCTCCAAAGGTTCGTGAAGATAACCACaatccaatttcaatttggtACAGTTGCCACATACAGGTCTCTGTTCATCACATTTGACGCGTCTCTTTTTGCATGTCGAGCATCCGtttcttgatttttgatggtattttcttttcccaGTAGAAGATTTAGACACTTTCTTAGGAGGCTCAGAGTTATTTGTCTTGAGATTTTCATCAGACGAGAACTCAGATGTATTCAAAGTTGAATTTGGTGATTCTTGTTTCActgtcatcatcataaatggcttttttgttgaaaaaaaaaatttaaaaaaatagaaaggTAGTAATAGTGGTTGAAAACTATATCTTCAATGAACTTGATTCAAAGAACTTCACTGTGATTCTCTGCAGTTATGGTATAAATAAACTTGATGtagtaataaattaaagaaaaagggaaagaaaaaagtgtttaatgatatcaaatcaaaatataattcaaattatcaaatatatgttaaccaaaaataataaaatgaaaaggTGGCTATGGCAATCTCATAAAATAGGGGTTGCAATGGAATTGGGTAATGTGTGTgtgatttttcaatattccAGGAATctttaaaacaaaataatggTCTGTATTGGAAAGCTGAATAACGTAGATCAATGTTTTGTACTATTGACGTGATGTAATTAAGTATAAATGTTTGTGTTGTAAAGTCGTATAGCTCGTTCCTAATGgttagtttattttttcctCAGcttcgttttttttttgttagtaACTATCAACAACACTCTAATTTCTGTCGCTGAAAATTCCTGtgattataaaaaaaacttggGACTGAATAAGAGTAGATGCTTCTGAAACTAATGACATCAAGATCTCAAGACAATAGGAAGTCTACAAcctatttatttaaatgaCACATTTTGCAGTATATCCCTTTCCTTTCAAAATAGTACGATTCTAGTAGTCATCATCAGGTGTGTGAGAAACAGATCGAACACCTCCTGATATACCAACACCCATAATTACTTTCCCCCCTCTTCTGCTTCTGCTCCCAACAAATTATGCAGAATGTGCGGCTCAGaattttcttgaaatttttgCACTAACATTTGAAACATTTGCACTACCTTGcacttctttttttctctgGTACAATTCTTACAATTGATCCATTTCTGGTTGGTCAAGGTAAACCTTTTCAGCATAGATAAATATCAATCATGTCAGCGGTGAAACCATTGTGGTACAGATGGGCACGTGTTTATTTTGCAGGAGGATGTTTAGTGGGTACAGGTGTTTTATTCTGGTATACCATTCGACCAACAGATGAACAATTAATAGCCAGGTTTTCTCCTGAAGTAAAAGCAGATTAtgaaagaaataaagaGTTACGACAACAAGAACAGAAAAGATTGATAGAGATAGTAAAAGaaacttcttcatcaaGTGACCCTATTTGGAAAGCTGGCCCAATAGGATCTCCGTTTGAAAAGGAACAACGGAACTTGAGTATGGAGTTGGTTGATGCCGAGTTATTCCACAAGACAAAGCACGAGGAACAACAGAAACAAGAGATAGATAGAGCAAACGAAGAATCTAAGGAAGCAGAAAGGTTGAtgcaacaaaataaaaagccATGGTGGaagtttttttaaattttaatcTTGTGTTTATTCTTGTATATACTATTTTTGCATAATTCATTTCGTATTTATCGCTTTTACCTACCCCAGAACCCTCTATCTCGAGACAACGACAGGAGTATTGATGCACTAATCGTACTTCCATTGGAGTTGACGTTTTTCTGACTGTTGGCTTCATCCACAGCAGCAACTATTCGATTAATGTTGGTGTCGATCACCATCCCGCCTTGCACGATTTCTTCTAACACAGTTTGTAGTACTTGCCAGCCAAATACCAAATCCAACTCACACACATTAGAAAAACACTTGTCCAAACACTCCACAAATACTTGGATCAAGTCCAATATCCCCAACTCGGACTCTTGATCGTCAAcaataaatacaaaatataaagtGGCGTAGTGACGATAGATTACCTTGATATCATCCAAATCTTCCAAAAGAGAGGGAGGGGTAATAAACGAACACTCTTGTGCTGATCTAGTAGATATCAACAGGTGCACTTGTTGCAAGAGCAATTTCTGTGTTGGAATATCGACTTTGGTATAGAATTTCATTAGTCTCGGAAGACCATCATTATTGACTATCCAATGATTATGTTAGTACTAAAGTAGACCACAAATAAAATTCACGAGTTTACTAAGTACATACATATTAAAACGGAATGAATCATAGTTTCTCGATTGTAAAGCTCTCAAGCTGTTagaattgttgttgaggcTCAAAGGcgtcttttttttttccaccATTCGCAATTATCTCCCACATAATACTGGGTATcaactttttttgttgtttccgatttttttcttcaattctaTCTCTCCGGTTATACCACCAACTACTCCAACCCCATTTTATTATCAGATGTCATTAGCCGAGGCAAAGAAATTGGACAAAAAGTTCCCAACTTTTAAAAATGAGTTTGCCATACCAACTTTTGGATCATTAGGtatcaaaaataataaatatgaGTCATCAACTGAGTCTATTTATTTATGTGGAAACTCTCTTGGGTTGATGCCTAAGAATACAAAGAAAGCTAtcaatgatgaattgaatgcATGGGTTGAACGAGGGGTTGAGTCTCATTTCAATCATCCTGACAAACTGTTAACACCGTGGGTAGACATCGATTTACCCTTATTACCATTAATAGCCCCCATTGTTGGTGCAAAGGAAAACGAAGTTGCAGTTATGGGTTCTTTAACAGCAAACTTGAATGCATTGTTGATCCATTTTTACAAACCTGAGGGGAAAAGAaccaaaattttatttgaaaaacaagCATTTCCTTCTGACTACTATGCATTTTTGAACATTGTTAAATTGTTCGGATACGACGAGAAacatttgattcaattggaAGTTCAACCTGGTGAAACTTATATTAAAACAGAAAGAATAATCAAGGCTATAGATGAGAACCTGGATGAATTGGCTCTAGTGTGTTTTCCTGGTATCCAATACTACACTGgtcaatttttcaagatAGAGGAAATAACTAAATACGCTAAGGAAAAGAGCCAACAAATTAAAGTTGGGTGGGATCTTGCCCATGCAGTTGGGAATGTTCCATTAAATTTACATGATTGGGGAGTAGATTTTGCTGCTTGGTGTTCCTACAAATATTTAAACTCGGGACCTGGAGCCATAGGTGGAATTTTTGTGCATGAAAAATACACTATAGAGAACAAGAAGAGCAGTTTCGTTCCTAGACTAGCTGGTTGG
This genomic stretch from Candida albicans SC5314 chromosome 1, complete sequence harbors:
- the GCR3 gene encoding Gcr3p (Functional homolog of S. cerevisiae Gcr3, which acts in regulation of glycolytic genes; no intron predicted, in contrast to intron in S. cerevisiae GCR3 gene), with the translated sequence MEFSNKRSRDDFEQDEGQFHDGPSHDSFDHKRHHIDPAQELINNICKDIRRLGEAGDIENLIADTNYISNPIVAEFEKIDNLRNSILSTIYALITEQPHKISAIANLILICNAKNFVIAKYVIEYLHSKMQTMLDSQEGSVFNDIKNILKFLSTLTPIIEDNGIIQIFKQFLNFAIELQEQTEVRNGLAQEIYYNVLIAIPYVLSNDNSDDLKKSINELIELARNFKIVAESATVLLPFDTRMGNFELPYIPKQMVDLILPALIKLQNDDWNFRLFLDFKTHLDPVIQSALENNSISSELVKHKLPQLSFPSVENASFKSTSIDKLWNDNPRYLFQVYNNTTEYETVPPIETYLGLFFKDIAFDILTNLSFNKNETAIELSILDMFFDNKLFAPPGTSIDQLNAIYEDNKSGTNDPSLSTWKIEDVAVESILTMIFQLPNPLEVEIYYYTVLISCCRESPESIAPVFGRAIRYFYNHLETLDYELKIRFLDWMSIQLSNFEFSWKWEEWVSDSKKLKDLKYHPKKNFIKNLIAKEIRLSNKKRIKDSFIDIVDGEVVNLDEFYQYLDISMVPDVKSYIISYDTELYGESSRDTLIQLYEQKQEQLNSKSNIGAQNEIFFNFTNSELPFHETASKVYDFILTHWKSNTDFNELYKSVLESITAPNNERFAINLIIQTYAYIGSRSIYSVVSILSRDINKLKFLSGAPIDYVGDEARFEDLHFTEEEKQNRQNWIIEAVFRIWIHQPQVVFLILEYLIEFGIIDPKYILVKALESNLIIDNVSCMESINRILSKAESKELIIQLFTAIIDNLNKLELDKEKRVEIEEVTESNATEVDKQWLFYEYLGLLKSYYRKYIIGDVECHDKVKEIVGQLENASAKDEILKWFG
- the CAF16 gene encoding putative ATP-binding cassette family ATPase (ABC family protein, predicted not to be a transporter; Hap43, caspofungin repressed; rat catheter and Spider biofilm repressed) — encoded protein: MTLDTIDNTLAIEVKNLTYEFPNSKKIGLQDFNLAIPWGTTNLVVGPNGAGKSTLLRILAGKTLIKKGHLKLGGFDPFHFSSQRHEQANSDINNYITYLGTEWATNSIIKRDIPVNLLLASIGGETYQDRRNLLIDILDIDPSWSMLNISDGERRRVQIAMGLVKPWKLLLLDEVTIDLDVVVRSKLLNYLKQECQERNCTVVYATHIFDGLGHKWCDRVIHIDAGLKLNDVKIKDIEFVNDDGRVEVGDEKIIVSKAESLHPLALFWLNKDLERRGTRDDEKLKMSKRHNDYVNSRDGKYFDADDSKLAQYFKSTRSSK
- a CDS encoding uncharacterized protein (Protein of unknown function; Hap43-induced gene); this encodes MVSISENFTNSFPRNITALNSQKRGMPLQETSPNIINKSPIKQQPVSVISSKKRLAGSPVSLQRESVRLKVNKPESTPTDFDSTFGTTEAEIELNYRNWLLERRLQQANEMKDFLILEQEVSI
- the CDC42 gene encoding Rho family GTPase (Rho-type GTPase; required for budding and maintenance of hyphal growth; GGTase I geranylgeranylated; misexpression blocks hyphal growth, causes avirulence in mouse IV infection; shows actin-dependent localization to hyphal tip), whose protein sequence is MQTIKCVVVGDGAVGKTCLLISYTTSKFPADYVPTVFDNYAVTVMIGDEPFTLGLFDTAGQEDYDRLRPLSYPSTDVFLVCFSVISPASFENVKEKWFPEVHHHCPGVPIIIVGTQTDLRNDDVILQRLHRQKLSPITQEQGEKLAKELRAVKYVECSALTQRGLKTVFDEAIVAALEPPVIKKSKKCTIL
- the UPC2 gene encoding Upc2p (Zn2-Cys6 transcript factor; regulator of ergosterol biosynthetic genes and sterol uptake; binds ERG2 promoter; induced by ergosterol depletion, by azoles, anaerobicity; macrophage/pseudohyphal-repressed; flow model biofilm induced), with the protein product MMMTVKQESPNSTLNTSEFSSDENLKTNNSEPPKKVSKSSTGKRKYHQKSRNGCSTCKKRRVKCDEQRPVCGNCTKLKLDCGYLHEPLENILNTKKDIANNEPPSKKRKRKVSTVSAASDSESTTQQATPSLTPSPNHSQDIKTQPVIPPTNPLSALSSGLLSAGNLNNLNVAHLVNNLSGLGDLSNLASLGNLASLSNLASLAQLPIDLSNLGSLLDSPAASNIAASFLGSAAATTVPPTTNSEFKESNQRKSQTQMPPQPTVPITSMGAATTTSSHQQANMPSRSKPQPETLQSSIPATTSGSPGMSYPGCPSNSDPFGRSSDKSLPNISPNMSIPANPLSDPLTQGMRSNLNMLDLKLMFHYTSVVANTITGAGISDTNIWNCDIPKLAFEHPFLMHSILAFSATHLSRTEKGLDQCVTCHRGDALRLLREAVLNINADNTDALVASALILIMDSLANASFPSSTSPKSLPASAWIFHVKGAATILTAVWPLTEASRFYKFISVDLGDLGDIINQGVNMNKSKGIDRENSAYYTDLECHDADIADLFPVLLDSPYLITLAYLNKLHKERYKSDFILRIFAFPALLDKQFMGLLMSGDVKAMRIMRSYYKLLRSFTTEMKDKVWFLEGVSQVLPVNVEEYAGGAGGMHMMMDFLGGGPAIVDDNEIDAEITKFDPSGTLTNKLIDTDNLPSVLTSNLDLMQGDNGFMNMK
- a CDS encoding uncharacterized protein (Ortholog(s) have role in mitochondrial respiratory chain complex III assembly and integral component of mitochondrial membrane localization), producing the protein MSAVKPLWYRWARVYFAGGCLVGTGVLFWYTIRPTDEQLIARFSPEVKADYERNKELRQQEQKRLIEIVKETSSSSDPIWKAGPIGSPFEKEQRNLSMELVDAELFHKTKHEEQQKQEIDRANEESKEAERLMQQNKKPWWKFF
- the APS3 gene encoding Aps3p (Component of the adaptor complex AP-3, which is involved in vacuolar protein sorting); protein product: MIHSVLIFNNDGLPRLMKFYTKVDIPTQKLLLQQVHSLISTRSAQECSFITPPSLLEDLDDIKVIYRHYATLYFVFIVDDQESELGILDLIQVFVECLDKCFSNVCELDLVFGWQVLQTVLEEIVQGGMVIDTNINRIVAAVDEANSQKNVNSNGSTISASILSSLSRDRGFWGR
- a CDS encoding kynureninase (Putative kynureninase; predicted role in NAD biosynthesis; Hap43-repressed gene; flow model biofilm induced), with translation MSLAEAKKLDKKFPTFKNEFAIPTFGSLGIKNNKYESSTESIYLCGNSLGLMPKNTKKAINDELNAWVERGVESHFNHPDKSLTPWVDIDLPLLPLIAPIVGAKENEVAVMGSLTANLNALLIHFYKPEGKRTKILFEKQAFPSDYYAFLNIVKLFGYDEKHLIQLEVQPGETYIKTERIIKAIDENSDELALVCFPGIQYYTGQFFKIEEITKYAKEKSQQIKVGWDLAHAVGNVPLNLHDWGVDFAAWCSYKYLNSGPGAIGGIFVHEKYTIENKKSSFVPRLAGWWGNNSQERFKMLEEFDPINSALSYRQSNPSVLDVVAVKSSLEVYAKVGGVSKLREKSVALTQFLQDLLTNSKYYIPQSSTSNSKFGFKILTPLNPAERGCQLSIMFQPHFDEKDKNVMERVNAYLHDHAIICDERRPDVIRLAPLPLYNTFEETFIAVQRLFEALDNISKEYM